The Labilibaculum sp. sequence GGATTCAGGAAGATTATCGATTGCAGCCATGGGACTCGGATGTGCTCAGGGCGCATATGAATTGGCTCTGGCTTATGCTAAAGAGAGAAAACAATTTGGAAAAGCATTGTCTAAATTTCAGGCTGTTTCGTTTAAATTAGCTGATATGGCTTTGAAAATTGAGTTAGCAAGAAACCTGTTGTATAAAGCATGCTGGTTGAAAGATACAGGGAAAGAATATGGAAAAGAGGCTGCTATGGCTAAATTGTATTGTTCAGAAATTGCAAAGGAAGTTGCCGACGAAGCTGTTCAAATTCACGGTGGATATGGTTTGATGAAAGAATATCCGGTAGAACGGTTTTATCGTGATCAACGTCTTCTTCAAATTGGAGAAGGAACATCTGAAATTCAAAGATTGGTCATTTCAAGATATATTGGATGTTGAGATGTATCACAATAGAATGTATGGAAAATAAATAAAAGTATAAGACAAACGGAAGAGACTGTTGTTTCTAATTTTAAGTTATATAACTACAAACACTAACACTATGAGTAGAGAACTGATACTTGCTTTAAATCCGCGAATGCAATTTACACGAATAGCAGTTTATCGGATGAACTCTCCGGTTTTTTTAAAGAAAATTAACCATAAGCCAGAGGAGATTGATGATTTTAAATGTTTTTGCGATCAAACAAAATTTCGGGCAAAAGTGATTATGGATGAGTTAAAGGCCAATGATATTGCTATTGATGAAATAAAAATTATTATTGGCAGAGGAGGACTTATCAAGCCGGTAAAATCTGGTGTTTATCGCGTTAATGAGGCCATGATTAAAGACCTCTCGAATTGTGAGTTTGGCAATGATGTTGTGAATCTTAGTGGATTACTCGCCTATACGATTTCAGAACAAATTGATGGTGCAGAAGCCTTTGTTGCCGACCCTGTTGTGGTTGATGAATTGGAAGATATAGCAAGAATAACAGGTCGTCCTGAGTTTAAAAAGCGTTCTATTTTTCATGCATTGGATCAGAAAACAAGTGCAAGAAGGTATGCTAAGAGCATTTATAAAAAATATGAAGAATTGAATCTGATAATTGCTCACTTAGGTGGAGGAATAAGCATTGGAGCTCATAAAAAGGGGAGAGTAATAGATTCAAATCAGGCATACGATGGTGATGGGCCGTTTTCACCGATTAGAAGTGGAAGTTTGCCAATGGGAGAGATGATTCAAATGTGCTTTTCAGGAAAATATACTCAGGAAGAGATGATGAAAATGCAGACAGGTGAAGGTGGTTTGTATGCTTATTTTAAAACTTACAGTGGATTTGATGTTTGTAAAATGAGGGATGCAGGTGATTCTAAAGCTACAGAGGTGTTATCAGCAATGGCTTATCAAGTTGCTAAGTCAATAGGTTCAATGTATCCTGTATTTGGTGATGAAGCTGTTGATGCGATTATTATTACAGGTGGTTTGGCTAAAGATGAAAGATTAGTGAAAGAAATAAGAACAAGGGTTGAAAAAATTGCTCCCGTTACTATTTATCCCGGAGCAGAAGTACTGAGTGCTCTTAGTGATTATGGTAGAATGATTTTACGAAATGAGACAGAAATATTAGATTACTAGAAGAATTTATTTTAATTTATAATCAATAAAAATCAGCTTTGGCTGATTTTTTTATGCTTCAAACGAAATTCAATCCTAGTTTTTGTTCAATTGCATACTATTAATAACCAGATAGCTAGAGTGTTGAATGTTTGACCGACAAAAATCGCCCATTAAATGATAAATGTCGATTTAAAAACCAAATTCCTCGTTTTTTAAACAAAACAAACCTCTTTCTTGTAGTTTATAAATCTCGCCAGCCATTTATTGATAAGGCATTTGCATTCATATATATTTAAAAAGTATAAGGAGATGCACTCTTTGTGCCAAAAAAGGAACTACTAAATTTAATCTTATATTTTTTATTATGAAAAAAACTCGCTTATTTTTTCAATTTGTAGGAATTGGTGTTTTCACCATTTCTCTGTTAATAGCTGGTTGTACAAAGGAAGGACCTATGGGACCTGCTGGTGCTGACGGAACTAATGGAACCAATGGAACTGATGGAAATTCAACATGTTTAGATTGTCATGCTACAGAAGTTAAATCTAATATTGAGGCTCAATTTGCAATGTCCGTTCATAGCAGTGGTATCAATGCTGTTGATTATGCTGGGGGACGCGCTTCTTGTGCACAATGTCACTCTCATCAGGGGTTTGTCCAATTCGCTAATACAGGTGAAGTTGCTGGTAATATTAGCAATCCTACGGCATGGGAATGTGCAACATGTCATGGTTTGCATGAGTCGTTTGGAGGCAGCGATTATGCTTTAAGACTTAAAGATCCAGTACATCCAATATTTGATCCTAGTATTACTATGGATTTAAATGGAAACTCAAATTTATGTGCAAATTGTCATCAGTCAAGAAGAGCTGAGCCTATTTTTGACGTGCCAGGAGAAACATATAAAATTACAAGTACTCATTACGGGCCTCATCATGGAGCACAGGCTAATGTAGTTGCTGGTGTTGGCTTTGCTGAAATTGAAGGTTCTGTAACTTATCCTGTGGCTGGATCTGCAACTCATTTAGCACAAGCTTCTTGTACCGGTTGTCATATGGCAGAATTTGATAATGATGAAGATCAAGGTGGACATACATATAATCCTTCTCTTTTAGCATGTAATACATGTCATGGTGTTGAAGAGGCAGATTTTAATTATGGAGGAGTACAATCAATTGTTGAAGGTCAACTTGAAACACTTAGAGACGAATTAATCCGTTTAGGTGTTGTGGTTTGGGTTGAAGCTGATGCAGCTTACGAACCAGTTGTTGGAACTTATCCTATGGTTCAGGCACGCGCATTCTTTAATTGGGCTGGATTAGAAGAAGATCGTAGTTTAGGAGTACACAATCCAAAATATGTGAAAGCTTTATTGCAAAATTCAATTGAAGCATTAGAAGCAGAGCCAACTCCAGGTATCTAATTTGCTTACAATATTAATAATAAAAGAAGTTGCTCATCTGAAAAGATTGAGCAACTTTTTTATGCAGCAAAAACGGTTGTAATTTAAGGAGAGATTTGCTCTGAAAGGATATTATAGACAAGAACCTAAATATAAAAGGGAAATAAAAAAACCGGGAATACCCCGGTTTTTTTATTTCTTAAATACTGCTATTATTAAGGTTTTATTTACTAGCTTCTTCTTTTACTTTAAATTTTAATTTTTCAAGAGCTTCTTTTAAATTTTTTTTATTGGTTACTTTGGTTTTATAGGTAACAGTCACTTGTTGCTTTTTGAAATCAATCTTTAAAGCTTTTACTCCTTTCTCATAAGGAATGTTTTTTTCAATTTTACTGGCACATCCCATACAATCCATTTCAACCTTGAAAATTACAGTATCAACTTTCTTCTCTTCTTTGCTATTTGCAAAAGTAGTACTTGTAAGCAAAACGAAACTTAAGGCCATTATGGATGTTCTAAGATTTCTTGTAATTTGTTTCATGTTTATTATTATTTGAACTGGTAAATATTTCTTTATTCAATTGTTAGGCGAACACCTAAATAAAATTTTCTTTCCTGAATCGGTCCCCAGATCATAGTAGCATCAAAGTGCTCTCCAAAAGGGTTTTCTGCTTCTATAATAGGATTCTTTTGAGTATAATTGCCAAGATTTTCTCCTCCGAAATACAATTCCCAAATGCGAAAACGTTTTGTGATTTGGGCGTTCATCAAAGCATAAGCCGGAGATTTTTCTCTTCGTTGAAAATCACTTGGATTTTCCTGAGTAGATGGAATTCTCATATCACCGTTAAACTGAGTGGTAAAATCAAATTGCCATTTGTTAAAGTTGGTTGCATATGACAAATTGATTAAACCTTTGTAACGATTCACGTATGGAACTTTTCTGAATTCATTATTAATATCCGCCTTAACATCCGAAAAGCGAATTCCAGTAGTAACATCAAAACGTTCTACAGGCTCAAATTTTAGTTCTATTTGAAAGTTGTTTGCCCATGATCGTCCATCCATATTGTAAAATTTAACTGAATTCAGATTGTTATCCAGATCAACAATTACCTGGTTACTGAATGTAGTTCTATAGCAATCAGCCGAAGCTGTAAAACTTTTTTCAAATAAATTGAAATCCTGAGTTAAGCTTAAGCCAAAGTTCCATGCTTTTTCCTGTTTTAAATTATCCTGGATATAAAAAGACCTGCTTGAAGCTAGCAGAAAGCTGTTTTCAGCAATTGGATTAGAGGTTCTTCTGCCACTGCCACTTGCCATGCGAATTGTTGATGTAGGAGTAAATTGATATCTGAAATGAACTCGTGGAGTTACAAAATCACCAAAAATATTGTGATTGTCATACCGCAAGCCTGTTTGCAAAGTGATTTTGTCATTAGGGAGCCATGAGTACTCTACATAAGCACCTGCAACTTTTTTGGTTTGGTTAGTACCAAGATTGTCTCCAGATAAATAATCTTTGAAGTCATCGTAAACATACGATAAGCCGGCAGTGTATTTGTGTTTCAAATTCCCAATATAAGATTGAAAAAGCAAATTGGCATAAAAATATTTCTGATCCGCATCGTAATTTCTTAATCCGTAAAATGATTTTTGCTCGTGCGCGGCAAAATTAGTGATCAATGCAATGCTCTTATTGCCATCTTTTGGAAACATGTATCCCATTTTTGCAAATGCTTCATATCTGCGTGTGTCAATATTAATTCGGTAGGCATTGCTGAGATCATTAGGTTGATTTGTATTATATCCTTTTTGACCACCAGTTCGTTGTTCATCAATGAATTTAATGCCAAATTGGGCTTTCAGATTTTTACCGGCGTCCCAATTCCAACGGTTCACAAAATTGTATTGTGACACCATTGGATCGTCTAAAAAATGATCATGGTTCATATCTATTTCCCGATCATTATCTTGAACATGGGCGAGGATAGAAGTTGATAATTTTGGCGAAAACTTAACGGAAGTAATTGCATTAACCTCAGTCATTCCCATACTGTTGGCATAAGTGTTTAGATAGAATTTTGGCGATTTTTGTGGTTTCAGATATTCTATATTGATTTGACCGGTTATGGACTCATATCCATTAATAACAGATCCAACTCCTTTAGAAACCTGTATGGATTCCATCCAAGGTCCGGGAACATACACCATGCCGTAAACAGATGCCAATCCCTTAAAATTTGGATTTTTTTCAGTCATCATTTCGATATATTTCCCGGTAAGTCCAAGCAGCTTAATTGATTTCGCACCTGTCGCGGCATCGGCGTACGAAACATCAACCGAAGCATTTGTTTCAAAGCTTTCGGAAAGATTGCAGCAAGCTGCTTTACACAGTTCAGCACCTGTTATATTTTGCGACTGTATCGGGTTTTCCCGATCTGTAACAGTTCCCAATTTACGCTTCGAAATTACAACTTCGTTTAGTGCAATATTAGGAATAAGTTCTACGATGATTTCTTTTGTGCCAATTTGTTCAAGAGTTATTTCTTTTGTTTCATAACCAACAAATTGTATCACCAGTGTTTTGGATTTCGTACTTGAATTTAAAGTGAAAATACCATCAGCGTTTGCGGCTGTGCCAATTGTTGTGTTTTTCCAAAATATCGAAGCTCCGGCTAATGGGATAATTTCTCCGGAAACAGGTTTTTCAATTATTTTTCCTTTGATATCTTCAGCAATTGAGAAAATTGGAAGCAGAGATAGGATTATTGTTAGAATTCTAATCTTCATATGAAATAAATAAACACAATAGATAAGTAAAGTCTTATATTGAGACTTTTGATCTAAAGAGTAGTTAAATAAGTGATTATTTTTGGTACTGAAATTTACAAGATCTCTTATGGATAAGAAATCATGGTATTAAATGAAGCAGAAATGGTAGGAAATCAACAAATAAAGCAACACAACACCTCTGGTTTTATGCGCTTGTTTCTGTCTGAATTACTGTCTTCAAATTCATGAAGATACCTTTCAGGTGCAAAAATTATTTGTGAGTTTATTGTTTGCGATGTGAAAAGTACTGTTTCTGAGGCAATCGGAGCCTTGTTTGCTTTTGTAATTACAGTTGTTGGGTTTGTTTTCAGATAAACTAAATCAAAATCACAACATACATTGTGATCTGAATGCACGATATACGTATTTGTTGATTTTTTATTTTCCTTGCAACAACAATTGGTACAAGAAGTATCAGAATTTATTGAGATTGACATCTCGGAATAATCGCAGGTTGGGCAACTGTGCTTTAAAAGATGAATACCGCAAAATCCTGCAAGGTAGAATACCAGCAGAACAATAGATATGATATTTTTTATTCGTTGCAGCATCTTTAAATAGACAGCTTTATTTGTTTTTTGTTATTGGTAAGACAATTATTATTCTAAATAGGGTGAAGCGTGATTGCAATTTTTTTGCTGTTTTTATATGAATACGTAAAAATAGTAATGATTTCTAATTGTTTTTTTATTTTTTGTCAAAATAAAAACCGAATCCAATGGATCCGGTTTGTTATTTAAGATGGGGCTGTTAATGCCAACCCGTTATCATGCTTTTAAAATTACTGCTAATAGAACTTCCTATTGTACAAACATACAAATGTATAAACAGAAAAAGAGATAAAACAAAACCGATAATCACATGTACTATCGCCGTAATTAATAAACCGCTGAATCCAAATATTTGAGGAATAATGATTTCAGGAAATAACATTGCCGTGCCACTTGCTATAATAATAGGAAATCCAACATACATAGCGGTTGAGTAAATGAAACGTTGCATTGGATTAAATTTATTTTCAGCCGATATCGGATAGGGAGAATCCTGCTTTTTAAACATTCCAAAAAGGTAGTATACCGATTGGTTGTAGATTCGGGTCAGTAAGCCTTTGGTTTTCATTTTGTATTGTTTTCCATTTGATGTAAACAGATTTCCAAAAATAAAAAGAAGGTAATTAAGACTTATCAGTATGCCGCAAAGGTTATGGAACTCAACAGATCGTTCAAAGGAAATCAACAGAGGATTCTCAGGATTTGAATATTGCATACTAACTCCCGTAACCAAAAGAGTAATAAAAAGGATTGCATTCATCCAGTGCCAGATACGAATCCAAATTGGATATAAATAAAGTTTTTCGCTAGCCATATTATTTACGTTTAAAGATTCTGAAAATGGTGTGAATGAAAATTCCAGATAGCACCAACCCAAAAATAATTACACTTAATATATTCAAATACTTATTACGGTTCGCACCTATAACGTACGATTCATTTATAATTACCGCGTTAATGAAACCGTTGCTTTTGCGTGATTCCATACTTTTGTACTTATACAGACTAGCCATTAAGCGTGAGTTTTCAGAATGACATTTAGTACATTCCCGAATAGCATTCTCTTTTGGCATAACAACGTGGCTTATCAGCAGGCTGTCATTTAGTTGTGTATGACACTCGATGCATCTAACATTCTTAAAATGAAGCTCTTGATTTGGCAGCCAGTCGTGTGTCTTAAGAATATTGATGTTTTCCCTTTCGGTGAGTAATTCAAATTGACTTATATCAGCATGACATTTTAAACAAATATTATTGTCGTAAGTAACTGTTTCTGAAATTTTCCCACCTTTACTTGCCTGTGTTTTGTAGGAGTGTGGATTGTGGCAGCTCCAGCAGTTGAAGGCATCAGGTGCCCGATTGTAATGCATACTCTCATTAAAAGCAACTTCAATCTCATCAAAATGAAATTTAGCATACTCAGGATCACCGCCATGGCAATCATTACATGCGTACATTAGTCCCATTCTCAAATTGCCATCATGAGGGAATGTTTGATATTCAGGCGAATGGCAATCAGTACAATCAAACATTCCATGATTGGATTGCACATAAGCGATGGTATCAATTACTCTATTGTCACACATTGCTTCTTTTATCTCAATGCCAAAATCTTCATTCATATATTTGAATGTGTGATTTCCATGGCATTTAAGGCATTTTTGGTTTTTGTCGTTGCCAGACTGATTTTCTTCATTTGTTTCCTGCCCGAAACCAAAAGAAACAGTGCAAAGGAAACTAACAATCAGAATAATATGTTTAAAATTGCTTAGGTTCATGCTCAAGTTATTAAGTGTTGCAATTTGGCTTTATTAAATTTTCAGAAAAAAAGGGTATAAAAATTATACCCCTTTTTAATGTCTGAATATCGATTACTTTTTAAATGTACGCATGTAGTTTACAAGAGCCCATCGATCTTTTTTGCTTGGAATTTTAGTTTCATAGTTAGGCATTTCATCTCTTCCGAAAATAGCTTTGTACATCATTTCGCCATCAGTTTGAGCTTGAAAATCAGAATCTGAAAAATCACCAGGGAAGGTTTTAAGACGAGCTGCTTTTGGTCCGTCTCCTAATCCTGCATTACCATGGCATGAACGACAATGTTTCATGTAAACCATTTTTCCTGTGTTCACACTGGCTTTATCATTAGCTAATGGGTTTTCCATGCTTTTATATTCTGCAGGTACTTCCCAGGCTTCAGCTTTTTTTTGTTGTGCAGTAAATGCAAATCCTACCACCGCAATTGCAATAAGGATAAAAAATTTCATCTTTTTCATAAGTAACTTTTTTTAATTAAGAGAATTAACTAGAACCTTACTAAGATATTAAATCCTACAAGAAAGTCGCCGTCTCCAATTTTATTTTTATTGTATAAAATGTTCCTTTGTGGAGTAATTCCCTCATAGTTCGACATAAACACCTGGAACACGTGAGTACTAGTACCAATTTCCATACCAAAAGTTAAATTGGCTTCAGGATCGGTTTGATCTGAATTGGTAAATTCTCTCATATCATCAATGTTTAATGGCTGATCATATTCAAAAAATACAGACATCGAAGGTGTTACTTTAGCTCTACCAGAAAGGGTAATTGCTACCTTGTCATGTTCAACTAAAGAATCTGTTTTATTAAAATGCGTAAAACTTGGAGCTAATTGCAACGAGATATTCTCATTAAATTTGTGTGCTACTATTAACTGAGAAAAATATCCCAATCTATCTGAGAATGCATAGTCATTACCAAAAACTACTTCATCTTGAGAGTTAATTGATAGATTTCCATACAATGCTACAGAAACAGGAATTGAATTCGATTCTGTTTGTGTGAAAAGTCTGTATTTTCCATGAAA is a genomic window containing:
- a CDS encoding cytochrome b/b6 domain-containing protein, encoding MASEKLYLYPIWIRIWHWMNAILFITLLVTGVSMQYSNPENPLLISFERSVEFHNLCGILISLNYLLFIFGNLFTSNGKQYKMKTKGLLTRIYNQSVYYLFGMFKKQDSPYPISAENKFNPMQRFIYSTAMYVGFPIIIASGTAMLFPEIIIPQIFGFSGLLITAIVHVIIGFVLSLFLFIHLYVCTIGSSISSNFKSMITGWH
- a CDS encoding TonB-dependent receptor — its product is MKIRILTIILSLLPIFSIAEDIKGKIIEKPVSGEIIPLAGASIFWKNTTIGTAANADGIFTLNSSTKSKTLVIQFVGYETKEITLEQIGTKEIIVELIPNIALNEVVISKRKLGTVTDRENPIQSQNITGAELCKAACCNLSESFETNASVDVSYADAATGAKSIKLLGLTGKYIEMMTEKNPNFKGLASVYGMVYVPGPWMESIQVSKGVGSVINGYESITGQINIEYLKPQKSPKFYLNTYANSMGMTEVNAITSVKFSPKLSTSILAHVQDNDREIDMNHDHFLDDPMVSQYNFVNRWNWDAGKNLKAQFGIKFIDEQRTGGQKGYNTNQPNDLSNAYRINIDTRRYEAFAKMGYMFPKDGNKSIALITNFAAHEQKSFYGLRNYDADQKYFYANLLFQSYIGNLKHKYTAGLSYVYDDFKDYLSGDNLGTNQTKKVAGAYVEYSWLPNDKITLQTGLRYDNHNIFGDFVTPRVHFRYQFTPTSTIRMASGSGRRTSNPIAENSFLLASSRSFYIQDNLKQEKAWNFGLSLTQDFNLFEKSFTASADCYRTTFSNQVIVDLDNNLNSVKFYNMDGRSWANNFQIELKFEPVERFDVTTGIRFSDVKADINNEFRKVPYVNRYKGLINLSYATNFNKWQFDFTTQFNGDMRIPSTQENPSDFQRREKSPAYALMNAQITKRFRIWELYFGGENLGNYTQKNPIIEAENPFGEHFDATMIWGPIQERKFYLGVRLTIE
- a CDS encoding cytochrome c — protein: MKKMKFFILIAIAVVGFAFTAQQKKAEAWEVPAEYKSMENPLANDKASVNTGKMVYMKHCRSCHGNAGLGDGPKAARLKTFPGDFSDSDFQAQTDGEMMYKAIFGRDEMPNYETKIPSKKDRWALVNYMRTFKK
- the buk gene encoding butyrate kinase; amino-acid sequence: MSRELILALNPRMQFTRIAVYRMNSPVFLKKINHKPEEIDDFKCFCDQTKFRAKVIMDELKANDIAIDEIKIIIGRGGLIKPVKSGVYRVNEAMIKDLSNCEFGNDVVNLSGLLAYTISEQIDGAEAFVADPVVVDELEDIARITGRPEFKKRSIFHALDQKTSARRYAKSIYKKYEELNLIIAHLGGGISIGAHKKGRVIDSNQAYDGDGPFSPIRSGSLPMGEMIQMCFSGKYTQEEMMKMQTGEGGLYAYFKTYSGFDVCKMRDAGDSKATEVLSAMAYQVAKSIGSMYPVFGDEAVDAIIITGGLAKDERLVKEIRTRVEKIAPVTIYPGAEVLSALSDYGRMILRNETEILDY
- a CDS encoding heavy metal-associated domain-containing protein; this translates as MKQITRNLRTSIMALSFVLLTSTTFANSKEEKKVDTVIFKVEMDCMGCASKIEKNIPYEKGVKALKIDFKKQQVTVTYKTKVTNKKNLKEALEKLKFKVKEEASK
- a CDS encoding DUF5777 family beta-barrel protein, which codes for MIRSKYSIQKFMKMTFSWMFPFFLFLAIVLSASQNCFAQEDEFANDPVTGTFESGLLGETQTTVTPFAGEFELHIQHRFGLIENGLEDVFGIYATSNIRMGINYGVTEKFMLGYGYTKEFKLQEFHGKYRLFTQTESNSIPVSVALYGNLSINSQDEVVFGNDYAFSDRLGYFSQLIVAHKFNENISLQLAPSFTHFNKTDSLVEHDKVAITLSGRAKVTPSMSVFFEYDQPLNIDDMREFTNSDQTDPEANLTFGMEIGTSTHVFQVFMSNYEGITPQRNILYNKNKIGDGDFLVGFNILVRF
- a CDS encoding cytochrome c3 family protein; the protein is MNLSNFKHIILIVSFLCTVSFGFGQETNEENQSGNDKNQKCLKCHGNHTFKYMNEDFGIEIKEAMCDNRVIDTIAYVQSNHGMFDCTDCHSPEYQTFPHDGNLRMGLMYACNDCHGGDPEYAKFHFDEIEVAFNESMHYNRAPDAFNCWSCHNPHSYKTQASKGGKISETVTYDNNICLKCHADISQFELLTERENINILKTHDWLPNQELHFKNVRCIECHTQLNDSLLISHVVMPKENAIRECTKCHSENSRLMASLYKYKSMESRKSNGFINAVIINESYVIGANRNKYLNILSVIIFGLVLSGIFIHTIFRIFKRK